Proteins co-encoded in one Pseudomonas fluorescens genomic window:
- a CDS encoding MFS transporter yields MTPRLLAMALAPLLGLFIVALGNGFLSSLTTLRLGAAGESATMIGIVSSAYFIGLTLGAIFNDRLILRIGHIRAYSSFASLIAATILLQGLFYDTWGWVVLRLINGWATVGVFLVIESWLLLAGDAKIRGRLLALYMIVLYGAGVLGQAFLGKITGLGDTAPFMVAGMLATLSVLPIVILPRVSPLLEQVEPLKPRALLGVSPTGLVGCFGSGVTIAAIYTLLPLYLQRIGLNVGEVGSMMAWTILGAMLLQYPVGRWSDRKDRLQVLTVLCAACTVLSLVIVLVPLSSAMLAAMLFLLGGGVFALYPVAVSHAADRAPVETLVPMIQGMLLINSLGSAMSPLLISPAMNAHGETGLFWAFALVNLSMVTFFFWRRGKRPVPANPAPFAAAATFSPTGAELRVTEDLRQAAQEHPPMVDALSGEAAPPTASRYEAS; encoded by the coding sequence ATGACACCGCGTTTGCTGGCCATGGCGCTGGCGCCCCTGCTCGGGCTGTTCATTGTTGCGCTGGGCAACGGCTTTCTGTCTTCTTTGACCACTCTGCGCCTGGGCGCGGCCGGCGAATCGGCGACGATGATTGGCATCGTGTCCTCGGCCTATTTCATCGGCCTTACCTTGGGCGCGATTTTCAATGACCGGTTGATCCTGCGCATCGGCCACATCCGCGCCTACAGCAGCTTCGCCTCGCTGATCGCCGCGACCATCCTGCTGCAAGGGCTGTTTTATGACACCTGGGGCTGGGTCGTTCTGCGCCTGATCAACGGCTGGGCCACGGTCGGCGTGTTTCTGGTGATCGAGAGCTGGCTGCTGCTGGCCGGTGACGCGAAGATTCGCGGGCGCCTGCTGGCGCTGTACATGATCGTCCTCTACGGCGCCGGCGTGCTGGGTCAGGCGTTTTTGGGGAAAATCACCGGGCTGGGCGACACGGCGCCGTTCATGGTCGCCGGCATGCTCGCAACCCTGTCGGTGCTGCCGATCGTGATCCTGCCGCGGGTTTCACCGCTGCTGGAACAGGTCGAACCGCTCAAGCCACGGGCACTGCTGGGCGTGTCGCCCACCGGGCTGGTCGGCTGCTTCGGCTCCGGCGTGACCATCGCGGCGATCTACACCCTGCTGCCGCTGTACCTGCAACGCATCGGCCTGAACGTCGGCGAAGTCGGCAGCATGATGGCCTGGACGATCCTCGGCGCGATGCTCCTGCAATACCCGGTCGGGCGCTGGTCCGACCGCAAGGATCGCCTGCAAGTGCTGACCGTGCTGTGCGCCGCGTGCACCGTGCTGTCGCTGGTGATCGTGCTGGTGCCGCTGTCCTCGGCCATGCTCGCAGCGATGCTGTTCCTGCTGGGTGGCGGCGTGTTCGCGCTGTACCCGGTTGCGGTCAGCCATGCCGCCGACCGTGCGCCGGTTGAAACCCTGGTGCCGATGATTCAAGGCATGCTGCTGATCAACTCCCTGGGCTCGGCGATGAGCCCGCTGCTGATCTCGCCGGCAATGAACGCCCACGGCGAAACCGGCCTGTTCTGGGCCTTCGCGCTGGTCAACCTGAGCATGGTGACGTTCTTCTTCTGGCGTCGCGGCAAGCGTCCGGTGCCGGCCAACCCGGCGCCGTTTGCGGCGGCTGCGACCTTCTCGCCGACTGGCGCCGAGCTGCGGGTGACCGAAGACTTGCGTCAGGCAGCGCAGGAGCATCCGCCGATGGTCGATGCGTTGAGTGGCGAAGCGGCACCACCAACGGCATCGCGCTACGAAGCCAGTTGA
- a CDS encoding RidA family protein yields the protein MANQDITYTPDPDADSISSDVTEFNGILMSTQIPTRADGSLELGDVTAQSECTLQALKVALEKAGSSMDRVLHLTIYLTDMADRAAFNEVYKRYFAKPWPVRAAVGVAALAVEGMKVEVTAMAAKA from the coding sequence ATGGCCAACCAAGACATCACCTACACCCCGGATCCGGATGCAGACTCGATCTCTTCGGACGTGACCGAATTCAACGGCATCCTGATGTCGACCCAGATTCCGACCCGTGCCGATGGCAGCCTGGAACTGGGCGATGTCACTGCGCAAAGCGAATGCACCCTGCAGGCGCTGAAAGTGGCGCTGGAAAAGGCCGGCAGTTCGATGGATCGCGTGCTGCACCTGACCATTTACCTGACCGACATGGCTGATCGCGCTGCGTTCAACGAGGTGTACAAGCGCTACTTCGCCAAGCCTTGGCCGGTGCGAGCGGCGGTGGGTGTGGCGGCGCTGGCGGTTGAAGGGATGAAGGTGGAAGTGACTGCGATGGCTGCCAAGGCCTGA
- the yddG gene encoding aromatic amino acid DMT transporter YddG — MQIRGERAATACGLLAIVLWSTAAGLIRGVSEHFGPLGGAAMIYTLGAILLVMFLGRPRLRSTSTLYLLLGSGLFVAYEVCLSLALGFASDRQQAIELGVVNYLWPCLTVVLAIFMNGQKTRWFIVPGSALALFGILWVVSGQGLSLPGINANVNSNPLSYSLALACAITFALYCNVTRRYANGQSLVVLFFVLTAIVLWVKWGFSSERISAFTVGNSLELIATGIAMAGGYALWNIGILRGNLTLLATASYGAPVLSSAFAALWLGVSLQMQFWQGAVLVTVGSLICWQATRQRQFS, encoded by the coding sequence ATGCAAATAAGAGGCGAGCGTGCCGCCACGGCGTGCGGGCTGTTGGCGATTGTGTTGTGGAGCACCGCCGCCGGTTTGATCAGGGGCGTCAGTGAACATTTCGGCCCTCTGGGCGGGGCCGCGATGATTTACACCCTGGGGGCGATCCTGCTGGTGATGTTTCTCGGGCGACCGCGTCTTCGTTCCACGTCAACACTCTATCTCCTGCTCGGCAGTGGGTTGTTCGTTGCGTATGAGGTGTGCCTGTCTTTGGCGCTGGGGTTTGCCAGTGACCGGCAACAGGCGATCGAACTGGGTGTGGTCAATTACCTTTGGCCATGCCTGACCGTGGTGCTGGCGATTTTCATGAACGGGCAGAAAACCCGCTGGTTCATCGTTCCCGGCAGTGCGCTCGCACTGTTTGGCATTCTCTGGGTGGTCAGCGGTCAGGGCCTGTCGTTGCCGGGGATCAATGCCAACGTCAATTCCAACCCGCTGAGTTACAGCCTGGCGCTGGCCTGCGCGATCACGTTTGCGCTGTATTGCAACGTCACGCGCCGCTACGCCAACGGGCAGAGTCTGGTAGTGCTGTTTTTCGTGCTGACGGCGATTGTTTTGTGGGTGAAGTGGGGCTTCAGCAGTGAACGGATTTCTGCATTCACAGTGGGCAATTCCCTCGAACTGATCGCCACCGGCATCGCCATGGCCGGCGGTTATGCGTTGTGGAATATCGGCATCCTGCGCGGCAACCTGACTTTGCTGGCGACCGCATCCTATGGCGCGCCGGTTTTGTCGTCAGCGTTCGCCGCGCTGTGGCTGGGTGTCAGTTTGCAGATGCAGTTCTGGCAGGGCGCGGTGCTGGTGACCGTGGGTTCGCTGATCTGCTGGCAAGCGACGCGGCAACGTCAGTTCTCCTGA
- a CDS encoding LTA synthase family protein produces MGWLQSRRLRYGVGATGLAFLLFALLRLVFLMGFSGVDVAQLFADPQWLQTLGIGFRFDLRLALLLVLPLAVLAWLPRWNLTTVPLLRGVARVYLLLALGVIGLVYIIDFGHYAYLGVRINATVLRYLDDAQISQQMVRETYPVLWIALGWLAVLALWFYGFVRLERLTLAREPQVIRRSSVAVGAGLGLVAVLLALLGRVDKLNLENPVPLRWSDAFFSGNGQIAAVGLNPVLFLYDTLKAGQAQFDEAQVRAHYPVISRYLGVDRADAQSLAFERRQAVQPYSVAAERAPNVMFVMLESLGTSAVGAYGNPLNPTPNLDRLAGESWFFKHFYVPVTGTAKTVWASITGVPDVTRQETATRHPLITNQHTLINAFTDYQKLYMIGGNAGWANINALIQQSIDGVRLYEERDWRSPRVDVWGISDLDLFKEGDEILRALPKDKPFFAYVQTSGNHRPFTIPRDNDGFEVSNLSLEQVQNAGSRSVEQYNAVRLLDFNIGRLMELAKAGGYYDNTIFVFFGDHNTRISRIPHMPPAFEQLGLESNHVPMLIHAPGLLKPKVIEEAVGLADLLPTVAGMAGVAFENRAMGRDLQQPAPEGERVVPLVLREGTFPLIGGVTKDHLLQMQHDGSAPTLHDLKSATPLENVADAHPEEFQRLVELTRGLHESARLMLYRNVR; encoded by the coding sequence ATGGGGTGGTTGCAATCGCGCCGCCTGCGCTATGGCGTGGGCGCGACAGGTTTGGCGTTTCTGCTGTTTGCCTTGCTGCGGCTGGTGTTCTTGATGGGGTTTTCCGGGGTGGATGTCGCGCAGTTGTTTGCCGACCCGCAATGGTTGCAAACCCTGGGCATCGGGTTTCGTTTCGACTTGAGGCTGGCGCTGTTGCTGGTGCTGCCATTGGCGGTGCTGGCGTGGCTGCCGCGCTGGAACCTGACCACAGTGCCGTTACTGCGCGGCGTGGCCCGGGTTTATCTGCTGCTGGCGTTGGGGGTGATCGGACTGGTCTACATCATCGATTTTGGCCATTACGCCTACCTCGGCGTGCGGATCAACGCCACGGTATTGCGTTATCTGGACGATGCGCAGATCTCGCAGCAGATGGTCCGGGAAACCTATCCGGTGCTGTGGATTGCGCTGGGCTGGCTCGCGGTTCTGGCGCTGTGGTTCTACGGGTTTGTGCGACTGGAACGGTTGACGCTGGCCCGTGAACCTCAAGTGATCCGCCGCAGCTCAGTCGCCGTGGGCGCGGGGCTCGGATTGGTGGCTGTGCTGCTGGCGCTGTTGGGCCGGGTCGACAAACTCAACCTGGAAAATCCGGTACCGCTGCGTTGGAGCGATGCGTTCTTTTCCGGCAACGGACAGATCGCCGCCGTGGGCCTGAATCCGGTGCTGTTCCTCTACGACACGCTCAAGGCCGGCCAGGCGCAATTCGACGAGGCGCAAGTGCGGGCGCATTACCCGGTCATTTCCAGGTATCTGGGAGTGGATCGAGCGGATGCGCAAAGCCTTGCATTCGAGCGCCGGCAAGCCGTACAGCCCTACAGCGTCGCGGCCGAGCGGGCACCTAACGTGATGTTCGTCATGCTCGAATCCCTGGGCACCAGCGCGGTGGGGGCGTATGGCAACCCGTTAAACCCCACGCCCAACCTTGATCGTCTGGCAGGTGAGAGCTGGTTCTTCAAACACTTCTACGTCCCGGTCACCGGCACTGCAAAAACCGTGTGGGCGAGCATCACCGGCGTTCCCGACGTCACCCGGCAGGAGACCGCCACCCGTCATCCGCTGATCACCAACCAGCACACGCTGATCAATGCGTTCACCGATTACCAGAAGCTCTACATGATCGGCGGCAACGCCGGTTGGGCCAACATCAATGCGCTGATCCAGCAAAGCATCGACGGCGTGCGTCTGTACGAGGAGCGCGACTGGCGTTCGCCACGTGTGGATGTGTGGGGGATTTCCGATCTGGACCTGTTCAAGGAAGGCGATGAGATCCTGCGCGCACTGCCCAAGGACAAACCGTTCTTCGCCTACGTGCAAACGTCGGGCAATCACCGGCCTTTCACCATTCCCAGAGACAACGACGGCTTCGAGGTCAGCAACCTGTCGCTGGAACAGGTGCAAAACGCCGGTTCACGCAGCGTCGAGCAATACAACGCCGTGCGGCTGCTGGATTTCAACATCGGTCGCCTGATGGAACTGGCCAAGGCCGGCGGCTATTACGACAACACGATTTTCGTGTTCTTCGGTGACCACAACACCCGCATCAGCCGCATCCCGCACATGCCGCCAGCCTTCGAACAACTGGGGCTGGAGAGCAACCATGTACCGATGCTGATTCATGCGCCGGGCCTGCTCAAACCCAAGGTGATCGAAGAAGCGGTGGGGCTTGCCGATCTGTTGCCGACGGTGGCGGGCATGGCCGGCGTGGCTTTCGAGAACCGCGCCATGGGTCGCGACCTGCAGCAACCGGCACCCGAAGGCGAGCGAGTGGTGCCGCTGGTGTTGCGCGAGGGGACGTTTCCGCTGATTGGCGGGGTGACCAAGGACCATCTGCTGCAAATGCAACACGACGGCAGCGCGCCGACGCTGCATGACTTGAAATCGGCGACACCGCTGGAGAATGTGGCTGATGCGCATCCTGAGGAGTTTCAACGACTGGTCGAGCTGACGCGGGGGCTGCACGAAAGCGCACGGTTGATGCTGTATCGCAACGTGCGTTGA
- a CDS encoding peptidase U32 family protein, translating into MSLPKHHLELLSPARDVAIAREAILHGADAVYIGGPSFGARHNACNEVSEIAELVEFARRYHARIFTTINTILHDNELEPARKLIHQLYDAGVDALIVQDLGVMELDIPPIELHASTQTDIRTLERAKFLDQAGFSQLVLARELNLKEIRAIADETDAAIEFFIHGALCVAFSGQCNISHAQTGRSANRGDCSQACRLPYTLKDEKGGVIAYEKHLLSMKDNNQSANIRALVEAGVRSFKIEGRYKDMGYVKNITAYYRQRLDDVLEDRPDLARASSGRTAHFFMPDPEKTFHRGSTDYFVSERKIDIGAFDSPTFTGLAVGVVEKVGKRDMQVITHEPLSNGDGLNVLVKREVVGFRANIAEAKGEFEEEGEKRYRYRVEPNEMPEGLYKLRPNHPLNRNLDHNWQQALLKTSAERRIGVSWLAKLREERLELTVTSEEGISASVALEGPFGVANKPEQALETLHDLLGQLGTTEYHATSIKLDAPQAFFIPNSQLKSLRREVIEALTAARVAAHPRGSRKAETTPPPVYPEAHLSFLANVYNQKARDFYHRHGVKLIDAAYEAHEEAGEVPVMITKHCLRFSFNLCPKQAKGVTGVKTKVAPMQLIHGDEVLTLKFDCKPCEMHVIGKMKGHILNLPQPGSVVGHISPEDLMKTIPRAPH; encoded by the coding sequence ATGTCCTTGCCCAAACATCACCTGGAACTGCTCAGCCCCGCCCGTGACGTGGCCATTGCCCGCGAGGCCATCCTGCATGGCGCCGACGCGGTATACATCGGCGGCCCGAGCTTCGGTGCGCGTCATAACGCGTGCAACGAGGTGAGCGAAATCGCCGAACTGGTGGAATTTGCCCGTCGCTATCACGCGCGCATCTTCACCACCATCAACACCATCCTGCACGACAACGAACTGGAGCCGGCGCGCAAGCTGATCCATCAGTTGTACGACGCCGGCGTCGATGCGCTGATCGTCCAGGACCTGGGCGTGATGGAGCTGGACATTCCACCCATCGAGCTGCACGCCAGCACCCAGACCGACATCCGCACCCTTGAGCGGGCCAAGTTCCTCGATCAGGCCGGTTTCTCGCAACTGGTACTGGCCCGTGAACTGAACCTCAAGGAAATCCGCGCAATCGCCGATGAAACCGATGCCGCCATCGAGTTCTTCATCCACGGCGCGTTGTGCGTGGCGTTTTCCGGTCAGTGCAACATTTCCCACGCGCAGACCGGGCGCAGTGCCAACCGGGGCGACTGCTCCCAGGCCTGCCGTCTGCCGTACACCCTGAAAGACGAAAAGGGTGGCGTGATCGCCTACGAAAAACACCTGCTGTCGATGAAGGACAACAACCAGAGCGCCAACATCCGCGCACTGGTCGAGGCCGGTGTGCGTTCGTTCAAGATCGAAGGTCGCTACAAGGACATGGGCTATGTGAAGAACATCACCGCCTATTACCGCCAGCGCCTCGACGACGTGCTCGAAGACCGCCCGGACCTGGCCCGCGCTTCCAGCGGCCGCACCGCGCATTTCTTCATGCCGGACCCGGAAAAGACCTTCCACCGTGGCAGCACCGACTACTTCGTCAGCGAGCGCAAGATCGATATCGGCGCGTTCGATTCGCCGACCTTCACCGGTCTGGCGGTGGGCGTGGTCGAGAAAGTCGGCAAGCGTGACATGCAGGTCATCACCCACGAGCCACTGTCCAACGGCGACGGCCTCAATGTGCTGGTCAAGCGCGAAGTGGTGGGGTTCCGCGCCAACATCGCCGAAGCCAAGGGCGAGTTCGAGGAAGAAGGCGAGAAGCGCTATCGCTACCGCGTCGAGCCGAACGAGATGCCGGAAGGCCTGTACAAGCTGCGCCCGAACCACCCGCTGAACCGCAACCTCGACCACAACTGGCAGCAGGCCTTGCTCAAGACCTCCGCCGAGCGTCGTATCGGCGTGAGCTGGCTGGCGAAGCTTCGCGAAGAGCGTCTGGAACTGACCGTGACCAGCGAAGAGGGCATCAGCGCCAGCGTCGCGCTGGAAGGCCCGTTCGGTGTCGCCAACAAACCGGAACAGGCGCTGGAGACTCTGCACGACCTGCTCGGTCAGCTCGGCACCACCGAGTACCACGCGACCTCGATCAAGCTGGATGCGCCGCAAGCGTTCTTCATCCCGAACTCGCAGCTCAAGTCGTTGCGTCGTGAAGTGATCGAAGCGCTGACCGCCGCCCGCGTTGCCGCCCATCCGCGCGGTTCGCGCAAGGCCGAGACCACGCCACCGCCGGTGTACCCGGAAGCGCATCTGTCGTTCCTGGCCAACGTCTACAACCAGAAGGCTCGCGACTTCTACCACCGTCACGGCGTGAAGCTGATCGACGCGGCGTACGAGGCCCACGAAGAGGCGGGCGAAGTGCCGGTGATGATCACCAAGCACTGCCTGCGGTTCTCCTTCAACCTGTGCCCGAAACAGGCCAAAGGCGTGACTGGCGTGAAAACCAAAGTCGCGCCGATGCAGCTGATTCACGGCGACGAAGTGCTGACCCTGAAGTTCGACTGCAAACCGTGCGAGATGCACGTGATCGGCAAGATGAAGGGCCACATCCTGAATCTGCCGCAGCCGGGCAGTGTGGTGGGGCATATCAGCCCTGAAGACCTGATGAAGACCATTCCTCGGGCACCGCACTGA
- a CDS encoding MFS transporter has protein sequence MAVLDSMSTGSAPHHSVSREERKVIFASSLGTVFEWYDFYLYGSLAAIIAKHFFAGVNETTSFIFALLAFAAGFAVRPFGAVVFGRLGDMIGRKHTFLITIVIMGVSTAIVGFLPGYATIGVAAPIILITLRLLQGLALGGEYGGAATYVAEHAPKGKRGYFTSWIQTTATLGLFLSLLVILACRTALGTEAFEAWGWRIPFLLSILLLAVSVYIRLQLNESPVFKKMKEEGKSSKAPLTESFARWDNLKIVIMALLGGTAGQAVVWYTGQFYALFFLLQTLKIDPQTANLLIAGSLLIGTPFFVIFGSLSDRIGRKGIIMAGCILAAVTYFPIFHALTQYGNPDVFVAQEKNPVKVVASPDQCSFQFDPVGKAKFTSSCDLAKTLLAKRAIPYENVVAEPGTVAQVRIGDKVIESFEGTALPAADFKARNDAFTASLSTALKEAGYPEKADPAKTNYPMVLILLTVLVIYVTMVYGPIAAWLVELFPARIRYTSMSLPYHIGNGWFGGFLPTVAFAMVAATGDIYYGLWYPIVIAVMTAILGIFFMPETKDRDIHHT, from the coding sequence ATGGCCGTACTCGACAGCATGTCCACCGGCAGTGCCCCGCACCACAGTGTCAGCCGTGAGGAGCGCAAGGTCATCTTCGCCTCGTCCCTCGGCACGGTGTTCGAGTGGTACGACTTTTACCTTTACGGCTCCCTTGCCGCGATCATCGCCAAGCACTTCTTTGCCGGGGTCAACGAGACCACCTCGTTCATCTTCGCCCTGCTCGCCTTCGCCGCCGGTTTTGCGGTGCGGCCGTTTGGGGCGGTGGTGTTCGGGCGGCTGGGGGACATGATCGGGCGCAAGCACACGTTTCTGATCACGATTGTGATCATGGGTGTGTCGACGGCGATTGTGGGCTTCCTGCCCGGTTACGCGACCATCGGAGTCGCGGCGCCGATCATTCTGATTACCCTGCGCCTGCTGCAAGGTCTGGCGCTGGGCGGTGAATACGGCGGCGCGGCGACCTATGTCGCCGAGCATGCGCCGAAGGGCAAACGCGGGTATTTCACCTCGTGGATTCAGACCACCGCGACGCTGGGGCTGTTTCTGTCGCTGCTGGTGATTCTGGCTTGCCGCACGGCGCTGGGCACCGAGGCGTTCGAGGCCTGGGGCTGGCGGATTCCGTTCCTGCTGTCGATCCTGCTGCTGGCGGTCTCGGTATACATCCGGCTGCAACTGAACGAGTCGCCGGTGTTCAAGAAAATGAAGGAAGAAGGCAAATCCTCGAAAGCCCCGCTGACCGAGTCTTTTGCCCGTTGGGACAACCTGAAAATCGTGATCATGGCCCTGCTCGGCGGCACCGCCGGCCAAGCGGTGGTCTGGTACACCGGGCAGTTCTACGCGCTGTTTTTCCTCCTGCAAACACTGAAGATCGACCCGCAGACCGCCAACCTGCTGATCGCCGGTTCGCTGCTGATCGGCACGCCGTTCTTCGTGATTTTCGGCAGCCTGTCCGACCGCATCGGGCGCAAGGGCATCATCATGGCCGGGTGCATTCTGGCGGCGGTGACCTACTTCCCGATCTTCCATGCGCTGACCCAGTACGGTAACCCTGATGTCTTCGTCGCTCAGGAGAAGAACCCGGTCAAAGTGGTCGCCAGCCCTGACCAGTGCTCGTTCCAGTTCGATCCGGTGGGCAAGGCCAAATTCACCAGCTCCTGCGACCTGGCGAAAACCCTCCTGGCCAAACGGGCGATCCCGTACGAAAACGTGGTGGCGGAACCGGGCACCGTGGCCCAGGTGCGCATTGGTGACAAAGTCATCGAAAGTTTCGAAGGCACCGCCCTGCCGGCCGCCGACTTCAAAGCCCGCAACGACGCCTTTACCGCCAGCCTCAGCACCGCGTTGAAAGAGGCCGGCTACCCGGAAAAGGCTGACCCGGCCAAGACCAATTACCCGATGGTCCTGATCCTGCTGACCGTACTGGTGATCTACGTGACCATGGTTTACGGCCCGATTGCGGCGTGGCTGGTCGAGTTGTTCCCGGCGCGCATCCGCTACACCTCGATGTCGCTGCCCTACCACATCGGCAACGGCTGGTTTGGCGGGTTCCTGCCGACCGTGGCGTTTGCGATGGTCGCGGCCACCGGGGATATCTACTACGGCTTGTGGTACCCGATTGTCATCGCGGTAATGACGGCGATTCTCGGGATCTTCTTCATGCCGGAAACCAAGGATCGCGACATCCATCACACCTGA
- a CDS encoding ATP-binding cassette domain-containing protein, translating to MTGFIGVSTIFIACSSLSSALPILLKNAANAINEIQSAQTQFLVFASAYAILWTASQILSNVRGVFSAWILAKCDATLYEEIVSRIFRYSHRKQQPLDPGYIVADINRSAGSFSMVTIGIFWTIVPIALEMIIAMSVLFTTMGYFYAILFFVFCIGLILIAVHVAKSSSHIHKSIFEADNELSSYTIQRLGRIYDIRLNNSLPKELLSGRSFFDKYVKTIRKANLHMGMRLGLQGLAIGTTLTFFVILSGMSDPTRLTAGDFVMIVGYITMFTMQLHILAGTLINLQANLVSLNIGIKYIEENINKPYYPKKHKDTHLFSLHGVSLTKDNKIILSSVSYKFGPGIHIISGRSGTGKTTLINTLLGFEDSYKGTAHYKGHPIDESLSEYILSEVSVAPQNPVLLPGTLKDNLLYGTESASPQKLALILELLGFSRDNADIEALLSTAIDISGGGLSGGERQRIAIGRAILREKTTIILDEPTSALDRITAKRIMDWLIANIPCLIIVTHDELLKKKYGVAIEL from the coding sequence GTGACGGGTTTCATCGGGGTCTCCACGATATTCATTGCATGCAGCTCCTTGAGTTCGGCCCTCCCCATTTTGTTGAAAAATGCAGCCAACGCTATTAATGAAATACAGAGCGCACAGACTCAATTCCTTGTTTTTGCCAGTGCCTATGCAATCCTGTGGACAGCATCACAGATTCTCTCCAATGTTCGCGGGGTATTTTCAGCGTGGATATTGGCCAAATGCGATGCAACCCTTTACGAAGAAATAGTTTCCAGGATTTTTAGATACTCCCATCGAAAGCAGCAGCCCCTTGACCCTGGATACATTGTCGCCGATATAAACAGATCAGCAGGCAGTTTCAGCATGGTCACCATAGGCATCTTTTGGACAATCGTTCCCATCGCGCTTGAAATGATTATTGCCATGAGCGTTCTTTTTACGACCATGGGTTATTTCTATGCAATCCTGTTTTTTGTTTTTTGCATTGGTTTGATTTTGATAGCCGTCCACGTAGCCAAATCGAGCTCACATATTCACAAGTCCATATTTGAGGCTGACAATGAGCTTTCCAGCTACACCATTCAAAGGCTCGGAAGAATTTATGACATAAGGCTCAACAACAGCCTCCCCAAAGAACTTCTTTCGGGGCGATCCTTCTTCGACAAATACGTGAAGACAATCAGAAAAGCAAATCTTCACATGGGAATGCGCCTCGGCTTGCAGGGGCTGGCGATCGGCACCACACTAACCTTTTTTGTCATACTTTCGGGGATGAGCGACCCTACTCGCCTTACCGCCGGTGACTTTGTCATGATTGTGGGCTACATCACCATGTTCACCATGCAGTTACATATATTGGCCGGAACGTTAATCAATCTTCAGGCAAATCTCGTATCTTTGAACATTGGAATAAAATACATCGAAGAGAATATCAATAAACCGTATTACCCCAAAAAACACAAAGACACACATCTATTCTCCCTGCATGGTGTATCACTCACCAAAGACAACAAAATCATCCTAAGCAGCGTCAGTTATAAATTTGGTCCAGGCATACACATAATATCTGGCCGATCCGGCACTGGAAAAACGACACTCATAAACACCCTGCTAGGATTTGAAGACAGCTATAAAGGTACAGCCCACTATAAAGGACACCCCATAGATGAATCATTAAGTGAGTACATACTGTCCGAAGTTTCTGTTGCACCACAGAATCCGGTGCTATTACCCGGAACGCTAAAAGACAATCTGCTTTATGGAACTGAAAGTGCCAGCCCACAAAAATTGGCTTTGATTCTTGAACTTTTAGGATTCTCTAGAGACAACGCTGACATTGAAGCTTTGCTATCCACCGCCATAGACATTTCAGGAGGAGGACTTAGCGGCGGAGAACGACAAAGAATTGCCATAGGGCGAGCGATTTTAAGAGAGAAAACAACAATAATCCTGGATGAACCCACCTCGGCACTGGACAGAATAACGGCCAAAAGAATTATGGACTGGCTGATTGCCAACATCCCTTGTTTGATTATTGTTACTCACGATGAGCTTCTGAAGAAAAAATACGGAGTTGCCATAGAACTTTAG
- a CDS encoding DUF6124 family protein codes for MFKVTPNPPVTEPASITDPTSPYECPDSKKFNEAANRALDYHLGPMTAHMMAAPYSPNRLYQTNPASSNESLLVDAAETLGSANVMLNNFADLLQGPHRKTAQGIAQVVMLAELAVNQVLDKVVPTE; via the coding sequence ATGTTCAAAGTAACTCCGAATCCCCCGGTCACCGAACCGGCCAGCATCACCGACCCAACTTCCCCCTACGAATGCCCTGATTCGAAGAAATTCAACGAAGCTGCCAACCGCGCCCTCGACTACCACCTCGGCCCGATGACAGCCCACATGATGGCCGCGCCCTACTCACCCAACCGCCTCTACCAGACCAACCCGGCCAGCAGCAACGAATCCCTGCTGGTCGACGCCGCCGAAACCCTCGGCTCGGCCAACGTCATGCTCAACAACTTCGCCGACCTCCTCCAGGGCCCCCACCGCAAGACTGCGCAAGGTATTGCGCAGGTGGTGATGTTGGCGGAACTGGCGGTGAATCAGGTTCTGGATAAGGTCGTACCGACCGAGTAA